In Haliotis asinina isolate JCU_RB_2024 chromosome 15, JCU_Hal_asi_v2, whole genome shotgun sequence, the sequence tttgatgttgaaatgtttaaaaatacgAAAGGCACCAGACGAGATTAACTCGCCTCTCATCTCTTGCCGGATCACGCAGTGTCTTATGCAAAGCGAGGAAGTTCGATTCTAAATTCttcatggtagaatggagataaacctactgagtttgaaaatcagagacatgctgtGCTGAATTGATGGCGACTAAATATTACAATTGAAACCTCTGCGCGTGCGcgtgattttcaaacacagtaggtttatctcctaatcaaaatgataacatgaaatgtcgattaTGCAATGAAtgtacagagactgtccaacaccttgtcagtggatgcccttccatggcacaaacagcatatcttaaaagacatggtGGCATGGCACGCTGTTTTTTCTATAGTCTCCGCCATGCTTGTGGCTTTGGCCCCAAGGTCCATCCATGATACGACCCTGAACAGGGCGTCATGGAAACTTCTCTgaaataggccaatatacagcctcagAAGAATGTTTttccaacaaacctgatcttatcctgtttgataaaaccaatggagttatttatatcattgaattggctgtcccttttgacagcaatgtgattagcatgtttcaggaaaagcatgaaaaATACTCGGCTatcgcctttgaaatgtttcgcttgcatcccaagtacactgtcgtcaggctccccattgttctcagtgcccttggtttggtacctcctgaactcttggcgcagatcaggagagctGCCGGGTTCTCTACCAGGAGCACAGTCCTTCTGACAGTCTAGgaaatgcagaaggctgcaatGTTCGGGAGCCTTCATATCCtccagaaagttcttggtgaGTTGGAccaggcagtgtttcctgggagaagtctcATTCGCtatctgggctgcgtgtagagggggcaagggccctgagctgatgacgAGCCTTACTGggctgactgtgccaggatcacccgaaccttCTCTGCTGCATTTGAATCTGTAAAATctgtaatctgtaaaacataataagaaAAAAGATAAAACAAATCGCAAACAAGCGTTGCATCCTGTTCCAAACTGGCCCCATCTGAAGACAAGCAAAAACTTGCAGAGGACGTGTTATAACCAGAATTTCATATCAGAACCTTAGCCATCCTACCACTAATAATCTGCACAAAGTAGCTTTCTCTATCACACAACATGATAACAATGCTTCTGACCTTGCTCTGTTTATACGGTGGTAGTTACTGATACGGTAGTATTTACGGCACAAACTGATCTAAGTCCAGTGTGACGTCAGTGCTACGAACTCCATCATGGCGAAAGGCTGCTTCTTCTTGCTCCTTCTCTGTGCGTTCATTGTCACGGTCATCAGTAGCCCAAAAGGAGCAGCCCCTccaaattacattttcatagtGGCTGATGACCTGGGATGGAATGATGTCGGGTTCAGGAACCCAGAGATGAGAACTCCAAACCTAGATCGTCTTGCCCATGAAGGTGTCATCCTAAACTCCTCCTACGTCCAGCCTGTCTGTTCTCCCTCCAGGAATTGTTTCATGTCCGGTTACTTTCCCTACAGGACTGGACTCCAAGATGGTGTGATTAATGTTGAACAGCCAAAGTTCTTGCCACTTAACTTTACTACACTTCCGGAAGAGCTAAATCAACTTGGATATGTGAGTCATATTGTTGGCAAATGGCACTTGGGATACTGTAATTGGAACTATACACCAACTTACAGAGGTTTTGAATCATTTCTCGGATACTATTCAGGAGAAGAAGATTATTACACCCATTATCGTGCAGATGCGTTTCAGTACAATGGACTGGATTTCAGAATGGACAAAGAACCTTTAAAGACATATAGAGGGGATTATTCAGCGCATATTTTCGCTGAAAGAGCAATCGACATCATCCGTTCACATAACCATAATCAGTCTTTGTTCCTCTATCTACCATTCCAGTCTGTGCACCAGCCTCTGCAGGTACCAGGGAAGTATGAGGCGAGATGTGGCCACATTCAAGATCTTCACAGGAGAATATATTGTGGAATGGTCAATGCTTTAGACGAAGCTGTTGGCAACATCACTGATGCTTTGGTTGAGACTGGTTTGATGGAGAACCTGCTCATGGTATTTACTACAGATAATGGCGGTCCTACCTACATTGCGGCGAATAATCTCCCACTACGCGGAGCCAAGACTACACTGTGGGAAGGTGGTACAAAGGGCACAGCGTTCATTTACAGCAAGAACCTCCTCAAGAAGAAAGGGTACTTGAACACTGAGATGATGCATGCTGTGGACTGGTACCCTACTTTGATTCAGATTGCTGGAGGAGATCTTAGCAAGATTATTGACAGAGATGGGGTTGGTCAGGAAGACATGTTGTTGAATGGAGGTCCTAGCAAAAGAGATGGTTTTGTGTATAATTTTTACAGTGGTGAAAGAGATCGAAATGCTTCCGCTATTCGGTATGGTCACCTGAAGTTAATTGAGGGTTCCCCTGGAAAATACAACGACTGGACACCTCTGCCGAAATTAGGACAGAAGTCAAGCCTAATGGAACAAGATGAGGATTTCCCTCCATATATGCTCTTCAATATCTCTTCTGATCCTACAGAACACTTTGATCTGTCGGCAAAATATCCTGACCTTGTGGAGGAGATGAAGGTAAAATTGGAAGAATGGAGAAAACGAGGTGTACCAGCCCAAGATCCACCAAAAGATCCAAAGTCAAACCCAGCCAACTTCGGGGGAGTCTGGAGTCCAGGTTGGTGTTAGTGAAATGAACATCCAAGAACCTGGGAAAATACTCGATTCTGATTCGTCAGTTAGACATTATAAATCACAATAAGTACCAATGACTGATGAAGCCGATTCTAATTTGAGGATTTCATCACGACAGGTGCTAAAATATTCGGAAATCTACAGTGATTAGTACTTTGTTTCTTTATCGAGGTCAGGAGGCACTTTGATGTATGCAGTTATGAGACATTTATGGTTTCACAATGTATAGATGCAATCGCTATATTATATAGATTGATTTCAAGCATTGGGGGCATTTGTGTCAAATTTGGGGCACTTTTCTATAACACGACAGTGATATTCTATCGTTTCCGTCCTGATGACAACATAAAAAttggacccttgaagatccaggatagaataggccttcagcaactaatgcttgtcacaaaaggcgactaacgggattaaGTGGTCAGTCCCAGCTgagcaaatcgatgctcatgttgttgatcactggtttgtctggtccagactcgattatttacagatcaccccCAGGGGGTGTAAACgtaaactcacttattcacaAAAATTGACGAACGGTGAGATCAACACGATGTAAAGATGTTTTCCTTTATTGTGCTGACACACAAAAATACCTATGTTAAATACTTTCAGTGCATGTCATCTATGCGAGTTGAATATGATATGTTGTGTATCATACTGGTTACAAACCCTAGGACAATTCCGGTTATATTTGGCCTtacgtaagaggcgtctaatgTGGTCAGGTTCACCCATGTATTTCAATTGCGTGACTGATGCTCAGGTCTTCATTACgtgattatctgatccagaatcgattattttcagaccgccgtcgtatagctaaaatattgctgggCGCGGCATTAATAACCCAGTATTCCATACCAAGCATGTGATCAGTGGTGTTTGCGTATTCTTTCCTTTAATTGCTCGTGTCAGTTTCCGCGTGCAGTGTTAAATGTCAGACATGTCAGTCATATGATTAGAATCTCTGGACTTCCCGATTACACAGTCAGCTGTTTCCCTATCCATGGCGAACTTAGATAAAATATGCACCGTATGTTAGCTCAGCACGTCATAAACGAATCTGTATGAAATAACGCAAGGGACATTGTCGCCATCTTTCATTCACCCCCCTGCTTTGGAAACAAACTAAAATGTCAAAAGCGTGAGAACGCGAGATTTGACAAAAGTCGACGGCATGAGAAATACGAGATTTGACGTAAATCTCTAAAGTTTGCAATCTTTCGTCATATGACCACAAAGACACGAAACGGCGAGAACAccatatttcattttctaacGCCAAGTATTTGCACATCTCTACTTGTTTAATGGatattctagaagttggttagtcaaaaatgaaacatacaactttatggattacaacttcttgctTACTATATTTAGCTACGTTTCGATTTACCTCTTTTTCAACGGTCGACATCGAGATATTAACCTCCACAGTATTCCGTAGATATGATATGAACGCGTTACAATGCAATATTCGGTCGGCGATACGTCACAAAGCTCTTTGACACCACCCCTCTTTCACAATCGCCAACACGCCATGCGGGCAAACGGAGCGCAATGAGAGTCATAAAAGCGATGAAAACATGCCATGATTGTACGTGATGGGGGTATTAATATACTTCATACTTTTTACACTTATTTACATGCAAGTGTTAACTTGTGGTGAATATAACCcggaaaaaaaattcaaaatgaatgGGCGGAAGTATTGTTAAGTTGACAGTTATCGTGGGCCTTTAACCTGGATCGTTATCAGAAAGATACAAACAGAGTGAACAAAAATATGAGACCCTCTTTTGCAGACTACTTTGCATTGCTTTTTGTAAAATTAGTTAGACGAATTGGGTCGGGATACAAACATTTTGGGGGCAATATTACATTAAGTAATGCCATGAAAGTTTAACCAAATTGTTTTAGGAAACATTTTCCATCGTAAATGTGACAATGTTAATTAAACGCAGGGACAATGAATTCGTCTAGTGGTTTGGTGGCGATGGGGAAGCCCAGTGGTTGTAGAGTTCGCTCATCCCGCGGAATATTCGCGACATTTCCtgcgtcccccgccgtgataatgctgaaatgttgcttaaactcactcactcactctagtggTGTGAATGTACAGTTAATACTGTTGTGTCGAAGTAAAAGTTGGTCCTCACACATTCCCTGTAGTCATATTTTTAGTGATTGTGGCGAACCTCTGATAACTCGAATCAGTTAAGTAGGTCCCTTCAACTTCGACATAACAGATTGACGATGGCATTGTTCATGTACTGTACAATGTATATGTAACGAAGTAGAtctagacaacccagtgatttaggattgatctacgcaactgcgATAAGGTTAGGTGGATCGACCGACCAATCCTGAGCATTCGATCCTGTTACATGCATGGTTCTTGCAGACTAGTGCTACCCTGAACTTCACGAGTGGTACATTGTGGAGCGATTGGGTAAGTAGACGCTTTATCACGTCATTTCACCATATTTAAAATGAATTAAATAACCCCtgtttccagctatatgcagcTGCTCAATGGTGATTTACACGTTAGAAGTCACGTTCTTACAGTTTAGTCAGTAGatgagaaaaagaaatgttCTGAGTTTTCTCTTTAAAGTTGGGAAAGAGTCACTGTTCCTGATGTCAAGGGGTGCAGTCATGTGTACACTGTTACTCTCTGAATaatgacagtgacacacacCACTTCACACGTTTAGGATAACCTATTTCTCACTGATggtcggacccgtgaaggttcgggggagaacaggccttcagcaacccatgcttgccataaaaggcgactgtgcgtGTCTTAAGAGTAAAGGGAtctgatggtcaggctcgctggcttggttaacacgtcatcggttcccaattgcgcagaatgatgttcatgctgctgatcattggattgtcaggaccggattcgattatttacagacctccaccatatatatagtctggttcataattattgagaatttttcttcttactttgagctatcctaacacctcaactgattcactgatacttaaaactaagttatggtataagggaggtaactcatcttggcctactgagtatagtacaattagagttacctcccctgaatttgtagcagacgtcattttcctcagcactgtcaacaatgtctgctgaagataaaagaaggttgatttttgagttgtgtaatcaaggaattgatgatgtaaatacactggcagagagaacaggaactcctctttctactgtgtataggattaggaagaattttaaagagggaaaggatttggggcaccagaaaggagcagggagacccagaaagttggacttctcagatcgcgtccggctgggaattttagcgtctaaaaagcaaagggcaagcatctccaacatcaggtatgaaatgatagaaaggggatcaacagttgtatcaaaatgtacagttagaagaaatttgattgatcttggatgggagaaaaagactgggattccttctcctctcatgaaacaagaacataaagacaggcgtgttgagtcgtgtttggcacatgaaaactttgactgggaaaatgtgatttttactgatgaaagctcaatatgggtatatcccaataatgtgaaaatatggacaaagtctgcgtcagcaccgttgtatcgacgacctaaatacagcccaaagtttcatgtatggggagggatatccttattaggaacgaccccgctgtgtgtgtttgagggaaatctgacaagtcaacgctacactaacatattagataattttctccttccaagtgcacatgtgtttgatggaaatgactggattttgcagcaagataatgatcctaaacacaccgcaaaacatgtcaagcagtggtttcaggagaaaaatgtgactgcattaccatttcctgcatatagtcctgacttaaatcccattgagaacatttgggggatgatgaaggaatgtgtgaatcaaaaggggttgacaaaaattgaagacatgaagagagaagtggcccgatactgggacagcataactcacgagacactaacctctctgataggaagtatgcctaaaCGTCTTAGACtctgccgtgaagctcaaggagacttgataaaatattaaattgttacctacacaacatgaaaaggtcagttcactttcacaatacattcaattttatctgatttgttctcgtttaataatatgaaatgctttagctattctcaataattttgaaccatactgtatatagaGGGTGCAAAACTAATCCCACTCCCTCCCTCGCTGATGGTCGACTCTTAATGTTTTCTCTTAATCCTCaaacatgcatagatacatgCCTACTTATATGCATTTGCATATGTGTTTATTGCAGAAGCAGTAATATTGACATGTCACCAGAAAGTAATATACGTCTTCACATTGTGTCTAATGTGTTACTGAACACTGTATATACatctatcatatatatatatttatcatccaaaactgtgttccacgggagatatcgcttgtgtgagatcagacgatatctccttGGAGACATGCCCtgacaatgccctgacaatgctatgacgtcatgaacttgattatgtcacaatgccatgacatcgttgcactgcaaatctaatgccagtgctgtgttcacagatatacatactccattgaaaactaatgaagaatgattttggatgataaatagaatttcacccttgtgtctactgatatcagttatatcaacactcgttgataaaggtaaaaatatcagCGGCAaacctcggatatttgttactttatcaacttgtgttgatatatttcatatcagtagacacttgagTGAAGTTCTCTTCATATCGACGATCGAAGGATATCCCCAAGGCCATCTAAGGTCTCCGTGCGCTGTACGTAAAATTCCACGGATATTGCGCGGTCATCCCACGGGAGCCGCATGACATGATAGCCCTGCGACAGCTTTGCGATGGACCAATCAAACGTTTTATCATGGATAAAACCATTAGCAAGCCCTACCTGTTCTGTCGTTTGTCTCAGTTCATGATAGAGGTCCCAGACAACAAGATGTACATGGTATACCGATATCAATCAGTTTTCGCACGGACACCGCACGATCCTCTTACCCTCTCTGTTGGATCTCCatccgagtggttaaggcgttcgcgtGTCACGCCGAACATAGGTTTGTATTCGGACATGGATAAAATAGGTGAAGCCTAATATAGGGATGAAAAAGCTTCACCCAATAACCCTGTTCAACTCATAAACGATTAACATCTTTAAACTATGACAGTTTTCAGGCAACAGAGTCAATATTTTATGTCGCTTCAGCGGTATTGTCATTCTGTGGGGatgatgtgagtgagtatggttttgcgcctcttttagcaatattccagcaatatcacggcagtggacaccagaaatgggcttcacacattgtacccatgtggggtatcgaacttgggtcttcagcgtgacgagcgaacgtttaacCACTGGGCAATCATTGGGCTGAATAACTGGGAAACAATGGTATTTCTCTCAGCAGTAGCAAACACTTACAAAATACACAGTTTGATTAATGAACTGTACATGTTGAATTGATTGTCGTTTTAGCTTTACATTGTGATCATGCTACTTGTCTAGCAATACGTGTACTTGTGTACTATGTCTTGCTTGCTTGCTACAAAGTCTGCAACCTCATTGTTCAGGACACCCTGGATTCCGGACATTCTGGTTCCTGGACACCCCTGATAAAAGACGTCTTCTTTTCTTTTTAATAAATATGAAGACTTTCAGGAACACTGGTCGGTCCGAATACTAGGGTTTCATTAAAATCGATTGGGTTCTTCTTTCAACATAGCTTTCAGCTTTGTGTTAAAAGGTTCATAAAACGTGTCCAGTAACGCCTTCGTCTTTGGTAACATTGGTTGTGACTTAGTTCGAACTTTGCCCTTGTTGATTATGCATGCGTTGGCGATCTTCTTAATTTCCGTTTTGCTCAACGGTGCTGAAAAAAGAACACAACAAGCTCTTAAATCAAGGTGGTGTTGCCGTGGTGTGCTATGTATTGCTTCTGTCTTGAGACTATTATTCGAAACTTTAAAATCTAAACCTGTCAGCGTCTTCTCCACAACAATTTCAAGAGCAGAACAGAGAAAACTGAAAGAGATCATTCCGTTGGTGGATCTCATGGAATGGTGATACTAGTGACAAACGACATTGCGCTTCTTCAGTTTTAATCAACGATCAACGAGTACTGTCCCATCAACTCCTCTTAAGAATTGTGGCGAGGTTTGGAACCAGCACTGACGCCCTTACTAATTCATAatttttgcaagaaatatttaatCAACGGAGACACATATTTGCAAGAAGAACAACCGACATTCACCATCACTCTCTTGTTACTAGGTGCAAGCATAACTAAAATGTTGACATCAATAAAACTATCTTtcttatgtgtatcacttctaaatttCATAAAAGGCCTTTGATACTGTACCACAATGATGTTTCTAAGACAGTCTATATGAACGGGTATATAACATCTTTCACCTTGGAAGAAAAACAGACGTTTTCCACAAATACCACTTACTAAGCATTAtagagaagttgacatccattatACCCTTTCtcttatgtgtatcacttctagaTGCAATTTAAGACCTTTGGTACGGTATCACAGTACTGCTCTTACGTCTGGCAAAACCTAAGTAAATGGACACTTTATCCTTTCTTCAGTCGTTGAACATTTCTCAAGTGCCATAAATTATATTTACGGGCACTTATTACAGTATGTATAACATCGGAAAAAATCTAATATACGATATAGACATAATAATGTGTCATCAACGTATGAGATATATAATGATAACACATTTTACATGTACGGAAATCAAATCATTAAATGTTTACTTACAGACTCCTAAAAATGAGAACATTTTTTCAAGAGTTGCTTCTGGCTCATTCGAGAAGTTTTCAAGAAATGACACAAAGATCTGTTTCCGTGGAAACGTCTGGAACCAGTCTTCTAGGTACACGGAATACAACCC encodes:
- the LOC137265216 gene encoding arylsulfatase B-like isoform X1; the protein is MAKGCFFLLLLCAFIVTVISSPKGAAPPNYIFIVADDLGWNDVGFRNPEMRTPNLDRLAHEGVILNSSYVQPVCSPSRNCFMSGYFPYRTGLQDGVINVEQPKFLPLNFTTLPEELNQLGYVSHIVGKWHLGYCNWNYTPTYRGFESFLGYYSGEEDYYTHYRADAFQYNGLDFRMDKEPLKTYRGDYSAHIFAERAIDIIRSHNHNQSLFLYLPFQSVHQPLQVPGKYEARCGHIQDLHRRIYCGMVNALDEAVGNITDALVETGLMENLLMVFTTDNGGPTYIAANNLPLRGAKTTLWEGGTKGTAFIYSKNLLKKKGYLNTEMMHAVDWYPTLIQIAGGDLSKIIDRDGVGQEDMLLNGGPSKRDGFVYNFYSGERDRNASAIRYGHLKLIEGSPGKYNDWTPLPKLGQKSSLMEQDEDFPPYMLFNISSDPTEHFDLSAKYPDLVEEMKVKLEEWRKRGVPAQDPPKDPKSNPANFGGVWSPGWC
- the LOC137265216 gene encoding arylsulfatase B-like isoform X2, with amino-acid sequence MAKGCFFLLLLCAFIVTVISSPKGAAPPNYIFIVADDLGWNDVGFRNPEMRTPNLDRLAHEGVILNSSYVQPVCSPSRNCFMSGYFPYRTGLQDGVINVEQPKFLPLNFTTLPEELNQLGYVSHIVGKWHLGYCNWNYTPTYRGFESFLGYYSGEEDYYTHYRADAFQYNGLDFRMDKEPLKTYRGDYSAHIFAERAIDIIRSHNHNQSLFLYLPFQSVHQPLQVPGKYEARCGHIQDLHRRIYCGMVNALDEAVGNITDALVETGLMENLLMVFTTDNGGPTYIAANNLPLRGAKTTLWEGGTKGTAFIYSKNLLKKKGYLNTEMMHAVDWYPTLIQIAGGDLSKIIDRDGVGQEDMLLNGGPSKRDGFVYNFYSGERDRNASAIRYGHLKLIEGSPGKYNDWTPLPKLGQKSSLMEQDEDFPPYMLFNISSDPTEHFDLSAKYPDLVEEMKVKLEEWRKRGVPAQDPPKDPKSNPANFGGVWSPD